The region TAATAACAATCAAACTTGCTGTTCCTCCTCAACCAATTCCATAATTTATCAGACCAAACCAAAGCACCGTTGCTGTGGGCTTTACTACTACAACACATCCCTGTGGAGCTGCTGTGCTGGACGTCTCAAACCAACACCAAAGCCTAACAGCTCTCCAGCAGAATACAGAATTAAACCACTAATGGACCTGATCCCTGAAATGTGCAATAAGACAGGTAATgctcttaaacattttttttagtcGGGGGggttcaaaacaaaaaataataaacattttttggaAGTAGACTAAATTATctcttttttatgtgtgtgtgtttctagtgTTATTTGGCAAAGTGGAGAGTGTGGCACTTGAAAATGATCTGCGTAATGTGGTGTTAAAAGTTGTGTGGCAAGTCGATATGaaatctgaaaatgtaatcaaagaCCCTTGGCTTCATGTGTCCCTGGATCATTGCAACTCTCCTACCACAGACAACGGCATGACCTACCTTTGGGAGGAAAACCACGATGGGAAGCACAAGCTTCTCTCTCAACCTGTTGACCTAACATCTGACATTCCCATGTTATATTCTGTATGTTACCAAAAGAAGGGATAGAAATATGGATTGAGGTCTATTTCCCATCATTTCAAAGCATGCAGGTTGTCATAAGATTTCTGATCATTTCAATCCATCATTAATGATAAATGACAAAAGAGACAAGTCTCTGTTACTATGCATAGCATTACTGCATCACATGTTGTGCATCTATCTGTGCCTTTTACCTCATTGGAAATTGTTATTTAATCTCAATAATGGATTGATCCAGTTTGGAGTGAtgcattactgtatttattcagtgAGGTAACTTTAAGCTTTGTTAATGTGAAAAAAGGAAGTAgaatcaaaaaagaaaattcttctATTTTAATTTTGAGTTGTTTCTTATCTAAATTGCTAGCAATATTTTAAGTTGCACTGCATGAATGTTTTTGTAATCGTACTTTGTTTTATCAATCTCAGGTCTATTCATATTCTGTTCAGTTTTTAACTATTTGATGGGTTCAGGGACCTTCATGTACTAAGCTCAAAGGTGCTTCAAAAGCAATTAATGGCTTTTATCCTAATCCTTGAGAAGACAGAggttatttcatttatatagtcAGTCAGAAATCACTGTGGTAAAATGAAATTTTATCTGTTTCTCTAATACTAATATTGGGGGTTTTAAACTTCTCCAAATTTCATACTGTTCAATTTCCGTCTCAGCTGTTAACAACTGTGAATACAACTTTCATGTTAAACGTTGTGTGAAGATAATTTACTCATTCAAGCTGTGTAATGGTATTGCAGATAtggattttgttttaaatatatatatatatatatatatatatatatatgtatatatatattaggggtgtaacgatacgcgtattcggttcattggactaattaattatatttggaaaataaaaaaaaattgtgaaatattatgatatgcgttcaacaaggtagcccattaacccaaacgacgtaacaggcaacgcccctgacacccccgaagaagaaaaaaacaccaacttatatgtttatgttaggctactcagtcaggcgctcgctcactcactaatacacgctgaaggctcgttgcaaaatggccaatgcgtttaacagaccagaaataggagatcctccaataaccaacaggtctggtgtttgggtgcactttggattccctgtaagctataatggtgatggcaagagagtggtggattaaaaaaacaacgatatgtcgcatctcgGGTACagcagcgggaatacaaaaaaaaaaaaaaacaccagcgggaatacttgaaacatgtcaactcatttacgccgacatcaccttagtgtgtcagtatctgggaaaagaggaaaaaaaggggaaacatacacgcaacaaactatccccgcagcatttagacagacatttccaacggattcaatcagggcaaaagacatcaccacggcgattggtaggctacatttacgttatagccgcggatatgagaccttactatttaccattcattctatcatcaccattatagcttacagggaatccaaagtgcacccaaacaccagacctgttggttattggaggatcttctatttctggtctgttaaacgcattagccattttgcaacgagccttcagcgcgtactgagtgagcgagcgccttactctgtagtggaaaacgtaggttttaagaacatgcttaatgtaattgagccccgttacaatattccttcacgagcccatttcagacagaccgtaattcctgctttgttccaaaaaacataagccctatagagaaccaattgagtaaaaacacactcaatataaagagttatagagttccatataaaaagttacatctttgtatttgttcataactactacaataacataacattttcattttttttataaggagctgtttttgttttatacagtatgctgctaagagaacaccatagaagatgggtaaagaatagctccatcattgttcaatgtaaaaaaaaaaaaaaaaaaaacatactttgttagttttaataaataaaacatttttttaaaaatcaaggaaatttatctgccaattttttctttttgctgtatctaaaacgtaccgaaccgtaccgaaccgaaccgtgacaccagtgtatcgtattgaaccgaaccatgaattttgtgaaccgttacacccctaatatatatatgtatatatatatatatatatatatatatatatattaaaatatgatcaGAGCAAACTGACATCAAAACCTAAAACTGACATTAAACAAATGCcagactttaaactttaaacag is a window of Carassius carassius chromosome 23, fCarCar2.1, whole genome shotgun sequence DNA encoding:
- the LOC132101922 gene encoding galaxin-like; translated protein: MCCSGNLYKASALMKCCGEDVYTLSDDSVLCCNGVLHRNVPEQSECVGGVIYTPANTTCQMSTRPRLGEHCCGGQTFNPRTHICCNGRSHNKMNGNFCCGSEVYDHHNQFLRCCSGHLYNLTQSRGKAECCGNLLLQYNNNQTCCSSSTNSIIYQTKPKHRCCGLYYYNTSLWSCCAGRLKPTPKPNSSPAEYRIKPLMDLIPEMCNKTVLFGKVESVALENDLRNVVLKVVWQVDMKSENVIKDPWLHVSLDHCNSPTTDNGMTYLWEENHDGKHKLLSQPVDLTSDIPMLYSVCYQKKG